One region of Chryseobacterium muglaense genomic DNA includes:
- a CDS encoding thiamine phosphate synthase, producing MIIVISPEELVQNETEIINQLFQEGLDLIHIRKPFISQNEMKNFIQKIDSKFHSQVVLHSHHDLAENFNISRFHFREIDRKNGLSQSFTNKTISTSIHDIETFNQLNEEWEYAFISPVFPSISKKGYGENSNILNDIKKRDNQNVKLVALGGIDENNIHQVFDNKAEGVALLGAIWESDKVLNVFRKCRQNIIY from the coding sequence ATGATTATTGTAATTTCTCCCGAAGAACTTGTTCAAAATGAAACTGAGATCATCAATCAACTATTTCAGGAAGGTTTGGATTTAATTCACATCAGAAAGCCTTTTATTAGCCAAAATGAAATGAAAAATTTTATTCAAAAGATAGATTCAAAATTTCATTCTCAAGTGGTTTTACACAGTCATCATGATTTAGCGGAAAACTTTAATATTTCAAGATTTCATTTTAGGGAAATTGACAGAAAAAATGGCCTGTCTCAATCTTTTACCAATAAAACAATTTCAACGTCTATTCACGATATTGAAACTTTTAATCAATTAAACGAAGAATGGGAATATGCATTTATCAGTCCGGTTTTTCCAAGTATTTCGAAAAAAGGATATGGTGAAAATTCAAACATTTTAAATGATATTAAAAAGCGAGATAATCAAAATGTAAAACTGGTGGCTTTGGGAGGAATTGATGAAAATAATATTCATCAGGTTTTTGATAATAAGGCTGAGGGAGTGGCTTTGTTGGGGGCAATTTGGGAGAGCGATAAGGTTTTAAATGTTTTCAGAAAATGCAGACAGAATATAATTTATTAA
- the thiC gene encoding phosphomethylpyrimidine synthase ThiC: protein MAHKITRSPFPNSKKVYVEGKIHPINVAMREIHLSPTKLTNGNLEENLPVTIYDTSGPYTDENFEINIEKGLPRIREQWILDRNDVKVLDGITSEYGKARLANSKLDELRFSYNHQPKVSTEGKEVTQLYYARQGIITAEMEYIAIRENQKIEQLDSVSKDMAFQHAGNSFGARTPKSKITPEFVRDEIAAGRAIIPNNINHPESEPMIIGRNFLVKINANIGNSAVSSSIEEEVEKAVWACRWGADTIMDLSTGKNIHETREWIIRNSPVPIGTVPIYQALEKVKGVAEDLTWEIFKDTLIEQAEQGVSYFTIHAGVLLRYIHLTAKRVTGIVSRGGSIMAKWCLFHHKENFLYTHFEEICEIMKKYDVAFSMGDGLRPGSIADANDEAQFAELETLGELTKIAWKHNVQVMIEGPGHVPMHMIKENMEKQLEVCDEAPFYTLGPLTTDIAPGYDHITSGIGAAMIGWFGCAMLCYVTPKEHLGLPNKEDVKVGVITYKLAAHAADLAKGHPGSQYRDNALSKARFEFRWEDQFNLSLDPDTARSYHDETLPADGAKIAHFCSMCGPKFCSMKITQEIRESAEKGMFDKSQEFIEKGKEIYI, encoded by the coding sequence ATCCAATCAATGTAGCGATGCGCGAAATTCATCTAAGTCCGACAAAATTGACCAACGGAAATTTAGAAGAAAATCTTCCTGTCACCATTTACGATACTTCAGGACCTTACACCGATGAAAATTTTGAAATTAATATCGAAAAAGGACTTCCAAGGATTAGAGAGCAATGGATTTTAGATAGAAATGACGTCAAAGTTTTAGACGGAATTACCTCAGAATATGGAAAAGCCCGTCTTGCCAATTCAAAATTAGATGAACTGCGTTTTTCGTATAACCATCAGCCAAAAGTTTCCACAGAAGGAAAAGAGGTTACCCAATTGTATTATGCAAGACAGGGAATTATCACCGCTGAAATGGAATATATTGCCATTAGAGAAAATCAAAAAATTGAACAGTTGGATTCTGTTTCCAAAGACATGGCTTTTCAACATGCAGGAAATAGTTTTGGAGCAAGAACTCCGAAAAGCAAAATCACTCCCGAGTTTGTAAGAGACGAAATTGCTGCCGGAAGAGCAATTATTCCCAATAATATCAACCATCCTGAAAGTGAACCGATGATCATCGGGCGAAACTTTTTAGTTAAAATTAATGCCAACATCGGAAACAGCGCGGTTTCATCGAGTATTGAAGAAGAAGTAGAGAAAGCGGTTTGGGCTTGCAGATGGGGAGCAGATACAATTATGGATTTGTCAACCGGAAAAAATATTCACGAAACCAGAGAATGGATCATTAGAAACAGCCCGGTTCCGATTGGTACGGTCCCAATCTATCAGGCATTGGAAAAAGTAAAAGGTGTTGCGGAAGATCTCACCTGGGAAATTTTTAAAGATACTTTGATCGAGCAGGCAGAACAAGGAGTTTCGTACTTTACAATTCACGCTGGAGTTTTGTTGAGATATATTCATTTAACCGCAAAACGTGTCACAGGAATTGTTTCCAGAGGTGGTTCTATTATGGCAAAATGGTGTTTGTTTCATCATAAAGAAAACTTTTTATACACCCATTTCGAGGAGATTTGCGAAATCATGAAAAAATATGATGTTGCTTTTTCTATGGGAGATGGTCTTCGTCCAGGTTCAATTGCAGATGCAAATGACGAAGCACAGTTTGCTGAATTGGAAACTTTAGGTGAACTGACAAAAATTGCCTGGAAACATAATGTTCAGGTAATGATTGAAGGTCCCGGTCACGTTCCGATGCACATGATCAAAGAAAATATGGAGAAACAATTGGAGGTTTGTGATGAAGCACCGTTTTACACATTAGGACCTTTAACGACAGATATTGCGCCGGGTTACGATCACATTACTTCCGGAATCGGAGCTGCAATGATCGGCTGGTTTGGTTGTGCGATGTTGTGTTATGTGACACCAAAAGAACATTTAGGACTTCCGAATAAAGAAGATGTAAAAGTTGGAGTTATTACCTACAAACTGGCTGCTCATGCCGCAGATTTGGCAAAAGGTCATCCCGGTTCACAATACAGAGACAACGCATTGAGTAAAGCAAGGTTTGAATTCCGTTGGGAAGACCAGTTTAATCTATCGCTTGATCCGGATACCGCAAGATCTTATCATGATGAAACACTTCCTGCAGACGGAGCAAAGATTGCGCATTTCTGCTCGATGTGCGGACCTAAATTCTGTTCAATGAAAATCACACAAGAGATCCGTGAGTCTGCAGAAAAAGGAATGTTCGACAAGTCTCAGGAATTCATCGAAAAAGGGAAAGAAATTTATATATGA